The Drosophila innubila isolate TH190305 chromosome 3R unlocalized genomic scaffold, UK_Dinn_1.0 2_E_3R, whole genome shotgun sequence genome has a segment encoding these proteins:
- the LOC117792996 gene encoding dynein light chain Tctex-type, producing MDESREESQFIVDDVSKTIKEAIETTIGGNAYQHDKVNNWTGQVVENCLTVLTKEQKPYKYIVTAMIMQKNGAGLHTASSCYWNNDTDGSCTVRWENKTMYCIVSVFGLAV from the coding sequence ATGGATGAGTCACGCGAGGAAAGCCAATTTATTGTAGATGATGTGAgcaaaacaattaaagaaGCAATCGAGACAACTATCGGTGGCAATGCGTACCAGCACGATAAGGTAAACAACTGGACCGGCCAGGTGGTCGAGAATTGCCTGACTGTGCTAACCAAGGAACAGAAGCCATATAAATACATTGTCACCGCTATGATTATGCAAAAGAATGGCGCTGGATTACACACGGCCAGCTCCTGTTACTGGAACAACGACACCGACGGCAGCTGCACAGTGCGCTGGGAGAATAAGACCATGTACTGCATTGTGTCCGTTTTCGGCCTTGCCGTTTAA
- the LOC117792993 gene encoding uncharacterized protein LOC117792993 produces the protein MDDKILIETVHNHKQDVHVPTMMTFQNGSLGATANFSLIESKNNRNSRKRALVIAGKNVYTGELEENQQFDTYICIRNKSTNKATIVPVQQALLSNNIYKKLEMKTTQPMLSKEHATKKLLKEFGGRKASRFVANNEEMMVNVDVVRKELDETVQSSVRHEGEEDDDTLPEVNANNAEYLATIVPKCDKTATKVSEVYDVVDVVPQSLLDRLEEEAKSVYTAPLETLPIESDYLRECIKRIQDKEISSKQDFLNIKLIIYMDALQSLIALRKRQMKYVELSRISEKVENDIRHRFADPNVAKSCTRTTFSTEKALTHFIVLALLISDKHEVDANILSRILRTSKQRIVSYAHIVNARPKTRSDMLALRLPSTVPPLTVSRRFQRKK, from the exons atggatgataaaattttaatagaaactGTGCACAATCACAAACAAGATGTACATGTACCTACAATGA TGACTTTTCAGAATGGTTCCCTGGGCGCAACCGCCAATTTCAGTTTGattgaaagtaaaaataatcgAAATTCACGGAAACGGGCATTGGTTATAGCCGGGAAGAACGTCTACACTGGCGAACTTGAGGAGAATCAGCAATTTGATACATACATTTGCATTCGGAACAAGTCCACCAACAAGGCGACAATTGTACCAGTTCAACAGGCGCTATTGTCGAATAACATATATAAGAAGTTGGAAATGAAAACTACTCAGCCAATGCTAAGCAAAGAACATGCTACTAAAAAGCTGCTTAAAGAATTTGGTGGACGCAAGGCGTCGCGTTTTGTTGCCAATAATGAAGAGATGATGGTGAATGTGGATGTGGTGCGCAAGGAGCTGGACGAAACCGTTCAAAGTTCCGTACGCCATGAAGGCGAGGAGGATGATGATACATTGCCAGAAGTAAATGCCAATAATGCTGAATACTTGGCAACAATTGTGCCCAAATGCGATAAGACGGCAACAAAAGTAAGCGAAGTTTACGATGTAGTGGACGTGGTGCCACAATCTCTGCTCGACCGTCTGGAGGAAGAAGCCAAAAGCGTTTACACTGCACCATTGGAAACACTACC CATCGAGTCGGACTATCTTCGTGAGTGCATCAAGCGTATACAGGACAAGGAAATAAGCTCAAAGCAGGACTTTCTTAACATCAAATTGATAATATATATGGATGCACTGCAATCGCTAATTGCACTACGCAAGCGACAAATGAAATACGTCGAGCTTTCCCGCATCTCGGAGAAAGTTGAGAATGACATACGACATCGATTTGCAGATCCCAATGTGGCCAAGTCCTGCACTCGGACTACATTTAGTACAGAGAAGGCTTTAACACATTTCATTGTCCTTGCATTGCTAATCAGTGACAAGCACGAAGTGGACGCCAATATACTATCTCGAATTCTGCGTACATCAAAACAACGTATCGTTAGCTATGCACACATTGTTAATGCACGACCTAAAACCAGGTCGGATATGCTAGCGTTGCGACTGCCTAGCACAGTGCCGCCCCTTACCGTCTCTAGACGCTTCCAACGTAAAAAGTAG
- the LOC117791789 gene encoding 2-(3-amino-3-carboxypropyl)histidine synthase subunit 2: MSSSSATTSAFFSLDTAALERETEVLSEQPITFEQIWNETHKKVSNGWIRQNGYKRICLQFPDDYLPHSNAISTCLKTALASEECKVFILADTTYGSCCVDEIAAAHVEADSVIHFGNACRSKASRLPVLYLYPELPLEVPAMLKQLGTLQPECGEREVCIYFDIGYQHLYEQQEQQEPTEGEDTLYSQIREVLLPKKLHIEVYPPPAEDCAETKTAENASSGDRICVFVGADNQRFANLSLTTTALQWYILDGATATLSKKNPLTAQYIRRRYYYIEKCKDAQTLGLIVATLSAVGYLDVVTRLQTMAKSRGIKTQLISVGRINPAKLANFLEIDCFVLIGCAFNNMYNSKEYYKPIVSVFEAEMALNPAWHMKYPEAYVTDFKQLLPEGRSFLPFDKNAVQAQDVSLVSGRIRGGTDSDETVETASDNTVATQAKMALMTTSTGLSFEDRTWQGLDPALGQTEPAKLQQGLSGIPIKYSHD, translated from the exons ATGAGCTCCTCCTCGGCAACAACATCCGCTTTTTTCAGCTTAGATACGGCGGCGCTGGAACGCGAAACAGAGGTCCTGAGTGAGCAGCCTATAACGTTCGAACAGATCTGGAACGAGACTCATAAGAAAGTCAGCAACGGTTGGATACGACAAAATGGTTACAAACGG ATCTGTCTGCAATTCCCCGACGATTATTTGCCACATAGCAACGCGATCAGCACATGCTTAAAGACAGCACTGGCATCGGAGGAATGTAAGGTTTTTATATTGGCAGACACCACATACGGCAGCTGCTGTGTGGATGAGATTGCAGCAGCTCATGTGGAAGCAGACAGTGTTATTCATTTTGGTAATGCGTGTCGCAGCAAGGCCAGTCGCTTGCCGGTTCTCTATTTGTACCCGGAGCTGCCGTTGGAAGTGCCTGCAATGCTGAAACAGCTGGGCACATTGCAGCCGGAGTGTGGAGAGCGTGAGGTGTGCATTTACTTTGACATCGGATATCAGCATCTCTATgagcagcaagagcaacaagagCCAACCGAGGGCGAAGACACGCTTTATAGCCAAATCCGTGAGGTGTTGCTTCCCAAGAAGCTGCATATTGAGGTATATCCACCTCCTGCCGAAGATTGTGCCGAGACTAAAACAGCGGAGAATGCGTCATCAGGTGATAGAATCTGCGTCTTTGTGGGTGCCGATAATCAACGCTTTGCAAATCTGTCACTGACCACAACGGCACTACAGTGGTATATCCTAGATGGCGCCACGGCCACACTAAGCAAGAAAAATCCGCTAACAGCTCAATACATACGCAGACGATACTACTACATTGAAAAGTGCAAAGACGCCCAGACACTGGGACTAATTGTTGCCACGTTGAGCGCTGTCGGTTATCTGGATGTTGTAACGCGTCTGCAAACTATGGCCAAGAGTCGTGGCATCAAGACACAGCTCATCTCCGTTGGACGCATCAACCCCGCCAAACTGGCCAACTTTCTGGAGATAGATTGCTTTGTGCTCATTGGTTGCGCCTTCAACAATATGTACAATTCCAAGGAGTACTATAAGCCAATTGTTTCAGTGTTCGAGGCTGAAATGGCCTTAAATCCTGCCTGGCATATGAAGTACCCAGAGGCGTATGTCACAGACTTTAAGCAGCTGCTTCCCGAGGGACGCAGCTTTCTGCCTTTCGACAAGAATGCTGTGCAGGCTCAGGATGTGAGCCTGGTTAGCGGACGCATTAGAGGCGGCACTGACAGCGACGAGACTGTAGAGACGGCCAGTGATAATACGGTGGCAACACAAGCTAAAATGGCATTGATGACAACCAGCACGGGCTTATCCTTCGAGGATCGCACTTGGCAGGGCTTGGATCCGGCCTTGGGTCAAACCGAGCCAGCTAAACTGCAACAGGGACTCAGCGGCATTCCCATTAAGTACTCCCATGACTAG
- the LOC117791792 gene encoding phosphatidate cytidylyltransferase, mitochondrial, with translation MLDLYRRTVTRFPLGNVSYMFAYGSGVKQQVGYEKLDQKPDPNSVIDLIFCVRDTLGFHAENIHRHSSHYSALRYFGANFVAQYQERLGARVYFNTLVPLQDLGLTIKYGVVHEDHLVDDLINWQHLYLAGRLQKPVTDLVNLSDNPRLQSALEQNLVSACKAALLLLPEKFTAYQLFHSIAGLSYKGDFRMIFGENKQKVHNIVQPQLSEFFALYQPAMKKLSQFLAVNMHGQEPGSLKPAIIFEQDKSRDATSYHLRHLPKELCRRLQKNAACSGDYEDVVDHLSVSPLLPKVVQVSVNDIVWRSSVTQSLKNIATAGIFKSLQYSYRKAKKTFVV, from the coding sequence ATGCTGGACCTGTACAGGCGCACAGTGACTCGCTTTCCTTTGGGCAATGTCAGTTACATGTTCGCCTATGGCTCGGGAGTCAAACAGCAGGTTGGCTACGAAAAGTTGGACCAGAAGCCGGATCCGAATTCTgttattgatttaatattctgTGTGCGCGATACACTTGGATTCCATGCGGAGAATATACATCGGCATTCCAGTCATTATTCGGCATTGCGATATTTCGGTGCTAACTTCGTGGCTCAGTATCAGGAGCGTCTGGGAGCGCGCGTTTATTTTAACACTTTGGTGCCGCTGCAGGATCTGGGACTGACGATTAAATATGGTGTTGTGCACGAGGATCATTTGGTGGACGACCTGATAAATTGGCAGCATCTGTACCTGGCTGGACGCTTGCAAAAGCCCGTTACTGATCTGGTTAATCTATCCGATAATCCACGACTCCAATCTGCTCTGGAACAGAATCTTGTGTCGGCTTGCAAAGCAGCTCTTCTCCTCTTACCTGAGAAATTCACGGCCTACCAACTATTCCATTCAATTGCCGGTCTTAGCTACAAGGGCGACTTTCGCATGATCTTTGGCGAGAACAAGCAGAAGGTGCACAATATCGTCCAGCCGCAATTGTCCGAGTTCTTTGCTCTCTATCAGCCCGCCATGAAGAAGCTCTCCCAGTTTTTGGCCGTCAATATGCATGGTCAGGAGCCGGGCTCTCTCAAGCCGGCCATCATCTTCGAACAGGACAAATCACGTGACGCAACCAGTTATCACCTGAGACATTTGCCAAAGGAGCTCTGTCGACGCCTGCAGAAGAATGCCGCCTGCAGCGGTGACTATGAGGATGTGGTGGATCATCTGTCCGTGTCGCCGCTGTTGCCCAAAGTAGTCCAGGTATCTGTAAACGACATTGTCTGGCGCAGCAGCGTGACACAGTCGCTTAAGAACATTGCCACTGCGGGCATCTTCAAGTCCCTCCAGTATAGCTATCGCAAGGCCAAGAAGACCTTTGTCGTTTAG
- the LOC117792992 gene encoding serine/threonine-protein kinase D3 translates to MEGPEVTFLFQFGSVRDAVCVPVNALTLKSLKDLACDFINTKLPDSGLTYLSERILLFIHDYSTPNVLHIINSAAEVVDETLVEIVLTASPILYPTSEMPTLKPHNLNVHSYKAPTFCDFCGEMLFGLVRQGLKCDGCGQNYHKRCVVKIPNNCNRSSDATSRRSFTLHPPRSPSGSSQQSLVSNEESTSRNDSSSSLNIPGYSTRHQRTHSGSSRNGLTVLRIPHTFMVHTYGIPTVCQLCKKLLKGLFKQGLQCRDCQYNTHKKCMEKVPQDCTGEAQLSQLQAEINDGTPRKERDNFFREEFDDSDFEDGPTPHSEFAKYNKATGGTNLVAGRPREAPKALTNAQNSPPELVNGVMDDSNARGDTKSSDGQSEQSQSSSSSSPSANIPLMRIVQSVKHTKKRGGQALKEGWMVHYTSIDKALKRYYWRLDSKTITLFISEQGSKYHKELPLAELLSIETHRDPRIESNYCFELCTANLSYYVGQDPQLGVGEDHAVRLPPPDSGIGADIAKSWETSIRQAYMHVNNTQCCESEEQVQDMGQLYQIFPDEVLGSGQFGVVYGGVHKKTKREVAIKVIDKLRFPTKQEAQLKNEVAILQNITHCGVVNLERMFETPERIFVVMEKLKGDMLEMILSHSRGRLSERVTKFLITQILIALKYLHSQNIVHCDLKPENVLLSSDAEFPQVKLCDFGYARIIGEKSFRRSVVGTPAYLAPEVLRNKGYNRSLDMWSVGVIIYVSLSGTFPFNEEEDINDQIQNAAFMYPPNPWKEISSNAIDLINNLLQVKQRKRYTCDKSLMHYWLQDKQTYRDLRNLETEVGLGRYLTHEADDIRWDSAGDI, encoded by the exons ATGGAGGGGCCGGAGGTAACATTCCTCTTTCAATTTGGCAGCGTACGCGACGCAGTGTGTGTGCCAGTGAATGCATTGACGCTCAAATCGCTCAAGGATTTGGCATGCGACTTCATAAACACTAAG TTACCGGATAGTGGACTCACGTATCTGTCAGAACGCATTCTGCTCTTCATTCACGACTATAGTACGCCCAATGTGCTGCACATAATCAATTCCGCAGCGGAAGTTGTGGACGAGACATTGGTGGAAATTGTATTAACAGCCAGTC CCATACTCTATCCGACGTCGGAAATGCCAACACTAAAGCCTCACAACCTCAACGTGCATTCCTATAAGGCGCCCACATTCTGTGATTTCTGCGGTGAAATGCTGTTTGGTCTGGTGCGTCAAGGACTCAAATGCGATG GCTGCGGTCAGAATTATCACAAACGATGCGTGGTGAAAATACCCAACAACTGCAACCGCTCGAGTGATGCCACATCACGACGCTCTTTCACGTTGCATCCACCCCGCAGCCCATCCGGAAGCTCACAGCAATCGCTTGTGTCCAACGAGGAGTCGACGAGTCGCAATGACTCAAGCAGTTCACTG AACATACCTGGCTACTCCACGCGCCATCAGCGAACTCACTCCGGGAGCAGTCGGAATGGTCTCACAGTGCTGCGGATTCCACACACCTTTATGGTGCATACTTATGGAATTCCCACAGTTTGCCAACTGTGCAAGAAGCTGTTGAAGGGTCTGTTCAAGCAGGGATTGCAATGCCGTGACTGCCAGTACAATACTCACAAGAAGTGCATGGAGAAGGTGCCACAGGATTGTACAGGAGAAGCGCAGCTCAGTCAACTGCAGGCGGAGATTAACGATGGAACGCCACGAAAGGAGCGGGACAATTTCTTCCGCGAGGAGTTCGATGACAGCGATTTTGAAGACGGTCCGACGCCACATTCCGAATTTGCCAAATACAACAAAGCCACCGGAGGCACAAATCTGGTGGCTGGGCGACCACGTGAGGCACCCAAAGCTCTAACAAATGCCCAGAATTCACCGCCAGAGCTGGTCAATGGTGTCATGGATGACAGCAATGCCAGGGGTGACACCAAATCTAGCGATGGCCAGTCCGAGCAGTCTCAATCCTCATCATCCTCCTCACCCAGCGCCAACATTCCTCTCATGCGCATTGTGCAGTCCGTGAAGCACACGAAGAAACGTGGCGGCCAAGCTCTGAAAGAGGGCTGGATGGTGCACTACACCTCGATAGACAAGGCTCTAAAGCGTTACTATTGGCGTCTGGACTCCAAGACCATTACCCTATTCATATCGGAGCAGGGCAGCAAGTACCACAAGGAACTGCCACTGGCAGAGCTGCTTTCCATTGAAACTCATCGTGATCCTCGAATTGAGAGCAACTACTGCTTCGAACTGTGCACGGCCAATCTCAGCTATTACGTGGGTCAGGATCCACAACTGGGAGTGGGCGAGGACCATGCGGTACGTTTGCCACCACCGGATAGTGGCATCGGTGCCGACATAGCCAAGAGCTGGGAGACGAGCATTCGACAAGCCTACATGCATGTGAACAACACCC AATGCTGCGAATCGGAGGAACAAGTCCAGGATATGGGTCAGCTATATCAGATCTTTCCCGATGAGGTTCTGGGATCTGGACAGTTCGGTGTCGTTTACGGTGGTGTCCACAAGAAGACCAAGCGCGAGGTAGCCATCAAGGTCATTGACAAACTGCGCTTTCCCACCAAGCAGGAGGCACAGCTGAAGAACGAGGTGGCCATTCTCCAGAACATCACCCATTGCGGCGTGGTTAATCTCGAGCGTATGTTCGAAACACCCGAACGCATCTTTGTGGTCATGGAGAAGCTCAAGGGTGACATGCTGGAAATGATACTTTCCCATTCCCGTGGACGGCTCAGTGAAAGGGTCACCAAGTTTTTAATCACACAAATCCTTATTGCGCTCAAGTATCTTCACTCACAGaacattgtgcactgtgattTAAAACCGGAGAACGTGCTGCTCTCCTCGGATGCAGAATTTCCGCAAGTGAAACTCTGTGATTTCGGCTATGCCCGCATCATTGGCGAGAAATCCTTTCGACGTTCGGTTGTCGGCACACCCGCCTACCTGGCACCCGAGGTCCTGCGCAACAAGGGCTACAACCGCTCCCTGGACATGTGGAGTGTCGGCGTTATTATCTATGTAAGCCTCAGCGGCACGTTTCCCTTCAACGAGGAGGAGGATATCAACGATCAGATACAGAATGCTGCTTTTATGTATCCTCCAAATCCCTGGAAAGAGATCTCCTCAAAtg CCATTGACCTCATCAACAACCTGTTGCAAGTGAAGCAGCGGAAGCGATACACCTGCGACAAGAGTCTTATGCACTATTGGCTGCAGGATAAGCAGACTTATCGAGATCTGCGGAACCTGGAGACAGAGGTGGGACTGGGACGCTACCTCACCCATGAAGCGGATGACATACGCTGGGACAGCGCTGGCGACATTTGA
- the LOC117791794 gene encoding cyclin-C — MAGNFWQSSHSQQWILDKQDLLRERQNDLLALSEDEYQKIFIFFANVIQVLGEQLKLRQQVIATATVYFKRFYARNSLKNIDPLLLAPTCILLASKVEEFGVISNSRLISICQSAIKTKFSYAYTQEFPYRTNHILECEFYLLENLDCCLIVFQPYRPLLQLVQDMGQEDQLLSLSWRIVNDSLRTDVCLLYPPYQIAIACLQIACVIMQKDATKQWFAELNVDLDKVQEIVRAIVNLYELWKDWKEKDEIQMLLAKIPKPKPPPQR, encoded by the exons ATGGCAGGTAACTTTTGGCAGAGCTCACACTCACAACAGTGGATACTGGACAAACAGGATTTGCTGCGGGAGCGCCAAAATGATTTGTTAGCGCTCAGCGAGGATGAATAtcaaaagatatttatattctttgcAAATGTTATACAAGTGCTGGGCGAACAGCTGAAACTGCGACAGCAAGTTATTGCCACGGCAACAGTGTATTTCAAGCGTTTCTATGCACGCAACTCGTTGAAGAACATTGATCCGCTGCTGTTGGCGCCCACCTGCATCCTGCTGGCCTCCAAGGTGGAGGAATTCGGCGTCATTTCCAACTCACGTCTCATATCCATTTGCCAGTCGGCCATCAAGACCAAGTTCAGCTATGCGTACACACAGGAGTTTCCCTATCGCACCAATCACATTCTGGAATGTGAGTTCTATTTACTGGAGAATCTCGACTGTTGCCTGATTGTGTTCCAGCCTTATCGGCCATTGCTGCAATTGGTCCAGGACATGGGCCAGGAGGATCAGCTGCTGTCGCTCAGCTGGCGTATAGTTAACGACTCGCTGCGCACCGATGTCTGTCTGCTATATCCGCCATATCAA ATTGCCATTGCCTGCCTGCAAATCGCCTGCGTCATTATGCAAAAGGATGCAACAAAACAATGGTTCGCGGAGCTGAATGTGGACCTGGACAAGGTGCAGGAAATTGTGCGTGCTATTGTCAATCTGTATGAGCTGTGGAAGGATTGGAAAGAAAAAGACGAAATCCAAATGCTGTTAGCCAAGATACCAAAACCCAAACCACCGCCACAGCGATAA
- the LOC117791790 gene encoding mitochondrial-processing peptidase subunit beta: MALRVLSVTQNMRSFTRGVNLIKRYKSALTVKKTLLNIPATQVTKLDNGLRVASEDSGASTATVGLWIDAGSRSENEKNNGVAHFLEHMAFKGTAKRSQTDLELEVENLGAHLNAYTSREQTVFYAKCLSKDVPKAVEILADIIQNSKLGEAEIARERSVILREMQEVESNLQEVVFDHLHATAYQGTPLGQTILGPTKNIQSIGKSDLTDYIQTHYKASRIVLAGAGGVKHDELVKLADQSLGRLEASVLPPEVTPCRFTGSEVRVRDDSLPLAHVAIAVEGCGWTDQDNIPLMVANTLVGAWDRSQGGGANNASNLARASAEDNLCHSFQSFNTCYKDTGLWGIYFVCDPLQCEDMLFNVQTEWMRLCTMVTEAEVERAKNLLKTNMLLQLDGTTPICEDIGRQILCYNRRIPLHELEQRIDAVSVQNVRDVGMKYVYDRCPAVAAVGPVENLPDYNRIRSSMYWLRV; the protein is encoded by the exons ATGGCGTTGCGTGTACTTAGTGTAACGCAAAATATGCGCTCGTTCACGCGCGGCGTTAATCTTATCAAG CGCTACAAATCGGCATTGACTGTGAAGAAGACGCTGCTGAACATACCTGCCACTCAGGTGACCAAGCTGGACAACGGCCTGCGCGTTGCCAGCGAGGACTCAGGCGCCTCCACCGCCACCGTTGGACTCTGGATCGATGCTGGTTCGCGTTCCGAGAATGAGAAGAACAACGGAGTGGCCCACTTCCTGGAGCACATGGCCTTCAAG GGCACTGCCAAGCGTTCGCAAACCGATCTGGAGCTGGAGGTCGAGAATCTGGGCGCTCATCTAAATGCGTACACATCCCGGGAGCAGACTGTCTTCTACGCCAAGTGCCTGTCCAAGGATGTGCCCAAGGCAGTGGAGATTCTGGCCGACATCATTCAGAACTCCAAACTGGGTGAGGCGGAGATCGCTCGCGAGCGTTCAGTTATTCTGCGCGAGATGCAGGAGGTGGAGAGCAATTTGCAGGAGGTGGTCTTTGACCATTTGCATGCCACCGCCTATCAGGGCACTCCCCTGGGCCAGACCATCTTGGGCCCCACCAAGAACATTCA GTCGATTGGCAAATCCGATTTAACCGATTACATTCAGACCCACTACAAGGCATCGCGCATTGTTTTGGCTGGCGCCGGTGGCGTGAAGCACGATGAGCTGGTTAAGTTGGCTGATCAGTCGCTGGGTCGCTTGGAGGCCAGTGTGCTGCCACCAGAAGTGACACCCTGCCGCTTCACTGGCTCCGAGGTGCGCGTACGCGACGACTCTCTGCCCTTGGCCCATGTTGCCATCGCCGTTGAAGGTTGCGGCTGGACCGACCAGGATAACATCCCATTAATGGTGGCCAACACTTTGGTTGGAGCCTGGGATCGTTCTCAGGGCGGCGGCGCCAACAATGCCTCCAACTTGGCACGTGCCAGTGCTGAGGATA ATTTGTGCCACAGCTTCCAGTCGTTCAACACCTGCTACAAGGATACTGGTCTGTGGGGCATCTACTTCGTGTGCGATCCACTTCAGTGTGAG GACATGCTCTTCAATGTGCAAACCGAATGGATGCGCTTGTGCACAATGGTCACAGAGGCTGAGGTTGAGCGTGCCAAGAACTTGTTGAAGACAAACATGCTGCTGCAATTGGACGGCACCACGCCCATTTGTGAAGACATTGGCCGCCAGATTCTGTGCTATAATCGTCGCATCCCTCTGCACGAGTTGGAGCAGCGTATTGACGCCGTCAGTGTACAGAATGTACGTGATGTTGGCATGAAGTACGTCTACGATAGATGCCCAGCCGTGGCTGCCGTTGGTCCCGTCGAGAACTTGCCCGACTACAACAGAATTCGCTCCTCCATGTACTGGTTGAGAGTCTAA
- the LOC117791793 gene encoding GPALPP motifs-containing protein 1 — MSSDSSSSSSEDHRRKRKHKKHGKDVDKKFKKSKKNKREKRHKEKKRSKQDEPKEQLPPQLPVPAPRQLPDPQDNADAFGPALPPHLLKEPKPPATTIIGPVMPSNLTEAAIVESIPAQSQADNNNDDDDVTGTFGPMPNATQVELEERALALKLAALEGGSLSGSTADQDVREEWMLELPEVGLKSGLAALNNMKRTFYQGKERPDFSDRSSWTKTPQSAAAGPKPCTSKDMEQAAQAKYERQRDEEQESIAKKHKKKHKRDESLVELHQKKLRKEQREREKELAASGSRPERRPFSRDVDLKLNKIDSNQTKQIVDKAKILNTKFSSGQAKYL, encoded by the exons ATGTCCAGCGATTCAAGCAGCTCCAGCTCCGAAGATCACCGGCGCAAGCGCAAGCATAAAAAGCATGGAAAAGATGTCGACAAGAAGTTCAAGAAATCTAAAAAGAACAAACGTGAAAAGCGACACAAGGAAAAGAAGCGCAGCAAGCAAGACGAGCCGAAGGAGCAACTACCTCCACAGCTGCCAGTACCTGCTCCAAGACAGTTACCAGATCCGCAGGACAATGCCGATGCCTTTGGACCAGCCCTGCCGCCACATTTGCTCAAGGAGCCAAAGCCACCAGCGACGACAATAATTGGTCCTGTGATGCCCAGCAATCTGACTGAAGCAGCCATAGTTGAAAGCATTCCTGCTCAATCCCAGGCAGATAACaataacgatgatgatgatgtgacGGGCACTTTTGGCCCAATGCCAAATGCAACACAAGTGGAGCTGGAGGAACGCGCTCTGGCCTTAAAGCTGGCTGCACTGGAAGGCGGCTCCTTGAGTGGTTCTACTGCAGATCAAGATGTACGCGAAGAGTGGATGCTGGAGCTGCCGGAAGTGGGGCTTAAGAGCGGCTTGGCAGCGCTCAACAATATGAAGCGCACCTTTTATCAAGGCAAGGAGCGTCCAGATTTCAGCGATCGCAGCTCCTGGACAAAGACACCGCAGAGTGCAGCAGCGGGACCTAAACCATGCACATCCAAGGACATGGAGCAAGCTGCCCAAGCCAAATATGAGCGTCAACGGGATGAGGAACAGGAAAGCATTgcaaaaaagcacaaaaagaaGCACAAAAGAGATGAGTCGCTGGTGGAGTTACACCAGAAGAAACTGCGCAAGGAGCAGCGTGAACGG GAAAAAGAACTGGCTGCATCCGGCTCCAGGCCAGAACGGCGACCTTTCAGTCGCGACGTGGACCTAAAACTCAACAAAATTGACAGTAATCAAACGAAGCAAATTGTGGACAAGGCCAAGATCTTAAACACAAAGTTCTCAAGTGGACAAGCCAAGTacctttaa
- the LOC117792995 gene encoding uncharacterized protein LOC117792995, with protein sequence MRHYVAKLCLLLTLSHFSITEWVEISKSQSQPIAEDVSYRRQLTVETPPKEKNREEDFTTPSNVWIEYQRERFGLSNSNSIVVHSTEMPPVNVDVAVVVTPKVETTSRRHSSHIDVADDVESVADTATEQNAGNDDTSLMPSVQGFLKFLKTMQKTWIKKSALSIENKIKLLKSLSDNLMKVIEQQFSVLWQPTERHRRKRRGLLDDSSLDFPPEAALMTINFLTFAVFLIKLVLQVVKIVKSKHYNFSGFNINAEVVRSP encoded by the exons ATGCGACACTATGTGGCCAAGCTTTGTCTGCTTTTGACACTTTCCCACTTCAGCATAACTGAATGGGTGGAGATATCAAAATCTCAGTCTCAACCGATTGCAGAAGATGTCTCCTACAGGAGACAACTGACTGTCGAGACACCGCCAAAGGAGAAGAATCGTGAGGAAGATTTCACCACACCCAGCAATGTGTGGATCGAGTATCAGCGGGAACGGTTTGGTCtaagcaatagcaacagta TTGTTGTGCACAGCACAGAGATGCCGCCCGTGAATGTGGATGTGGCTGTGGTTGTGACACCGAAAGTGGAAACCACTTCACGACGTCATTCGTCGCATATTGATGTTGCAGACGATGTCGAATCCGTGGCTGATACGGCTACGGAGCAGAATGCTGGCAATGATGATACATCACTTATGCCCAGTGTGCAGGGTTTCTTAAAGTTTCTGAAAACAATGCAGAAAACTTGGATTAAGAAGTCAGCACTGagcatagaaaataaaataaaattacttaaatcgCTAAGTGACAATCTAATGAAAGTAATTG AGCAACAATTCTCAGTGTTGTGGCAACCAACTGAGCGGCACAGACGCAAACGACGCGGACTGTTGGACGACTCTAGTTTAGATTTCCCCCCGGAAGCTGCATTAATGACCATTAATTTCCTCACTTTTGCTGTGTTTCTTATTAAACTGGTGCTT cAAGTAGTGAAAATTGTCAAAAGCAAGCATTACAACTTCTCGGGCTTTAATATTAATGCCGAGGTCGTTCGAAGTccataa